AAGCGCCCGCCCTGCCAGTACTGCGACAGGAGCCAGCCGAGATTGCGCGGATCGGTGTGAAGCTGGTAGAGCCCGAGAGACGAGAAACCCGAGGGCTCAAGGTGGATCGCCGCCGCGTCCCCGCTTGACTCCGCTAGCATCAACGCATGCGCAACGGATCGCGGCACCCCGGCAGCATCGGCGATGCGCATAACGGCGGCATGGGTCGCAGGGCTTATCGGCGCAGCGGCGAGGGGCAGCGACAGCACGAGGAGGGCAGCAAGAAGGAGGGGCTTCATCCGCGCCCCTTGAAGACGTAGTGCCCGCCGCGCGTGGTAGAATGCCAGTACATCATCCACCATAGCGATTCCGCCGGATCGGCGTTTTCGAGCGCCGCGATCATGTCCTCGCAACCGCTCCATCCGCCCGTATGCAGGGTCAGCGAAAAGTTTCCCATCTTGTCAGGACCTTCGAACTTGCCCGAGCCGCATCCGGAGGCCTCGAATAGTTCGAGAATTATTTCGGCACCGGGGCGGAACTTGTGTGCATCAAGGTGCTGGATGGTCTCGATGTCCTGTTCGGTCGGGTAGCCGTCACCGTCCATCATTGCCTCGCCCCCGGTACCGCGTCGCGGCGTGGCTCTCGTCGCGCTCGGGCTCGTCGTCGATGACGTGCGCCTTGACGAAGCGTGCCAGCCGGGAGCGCAGGGTCTCGACGTAGCGAAAGCCCACGGTGCATTCGATCCGGACGACGGGGGCCTTGCGGCAGGTGCGGCCGTCGATAACGATAGTCTGCATTGTTACCTCCTCGAAAAGAAACCGACGGGCCGGTGTGCCGCTCTGCGCTCCTGCGTTTACAGGCCATCCTGGCTTGCGGCACGTCGGGCCACGGTGTAGCCGAATCTCGGATTCGAACCGAGTCGCGCAGGGTACAGGCCCGCGCTCGCCGCCATGGCATCCGGCAAGTGCCGGGCGGGTTAGGCCCGGCGATAGATAGAGACCACCTACCCTTTCGCGGGATCTCCCGCAGCCATTTCCGCGAAGCGCATCCGCGCCCGCTCGCGTTCGTGTTTGCGCTGGATTTTGGCTCTGGCCTTCTCCATTGCGGCATAGTCGGGATCGTGTCGGGCCGCGTGTTCCTGCTGCGCCCATTTCTTGAGTGCATGCTTTTCCCATCGCGCGAGAAGGGCGGCGTACTTCGCCCGGAGTTTCGGGAAGACCTTGGCCAGCAGGCCCCGGAACTTCTTCGAGTAGAACGACGCCTCGCCCTTCTCGCGCAGGCCCTGCTTCTCCGCTGCTTGGCGAACGGCCTTTCGCGCGATCTTGTGCGGGTTGGACAGCCCGCGATTGTCGAGGCGGCCGTGCATGAAGCGGAGCGCGGTCTGTTCGTCTACGCGAGCAAAGGTCATGAGGTGGCCGGTCATGGCGTCACCTTCAAGCCCGTGCTCGTCGCAAAACTCGCGCGCTTCGATAAGCCGCTGCCGAGTCGTCGCCTTCATGCCACGTCCTCCCGGCGCTTCGGCTTGGGCGGCTCGACGTAGCCATAGCCCCGCGCGGCGTATTGGCGGGCACGGCGACCGGGCCAGCCTGCGGCGTTGGAGTGGCCCACGGTGAGGCGGTGCCAGAGCTTCGACCCGCTGCGCTTCTTGCCGCCGAAACCCGACCGAGTGTCGTAGCCGCGTGCATGAGTGCGGTGCTTCTCGGCGGGCTTCCCGAAGCCGAGGAAGCGGAAGAAGCGGGCGACCATGGAGAGGAGGGCGATCAGCGCGCCGGAAAGAAAGTTTTTCGCGAGCGCGTCCTCGGGCTTGTCGCGGCTTTTCTCGAACGCGGCCCGGTGCTGCGCGTTGGTGTAGCGGTTGGTGGTCCGCGCGAGTTCGCGCGCCCGAATGCTGTTGCGCATCATATTCTCCTCCTTGGCTTTGTCAGTTCCCGTTCCACATCTTCGACGCTCCGGGCGATGAACGCCAGCCCGCCCCGCTTGGCAATCTCGGCGAGGAAGATCAACTGTTCTTCGGTGGCTTTCCCGGTCGGGCTCTTGACCTCGATGGCGAGAGGCCGTCCCTCCCATGCGGGGATCTCTGAGCCGATCACGCCGATGATGTCGGAGCATCCGGGGAAGCCGAAGCGCACGAAGCGGGTTTTGCCTGTCTTGTCGGCGAGTTTCACCGCGCCCGTGTTGACGCGCCACGCGAACACCTGACGGATCGCGAGGTATTCGAGGATGGCGGCGAGGACCGCGCCTTCTGGCGTCATACCCGCGACCCCGCCCGCTGCCACATGCAAATAGCGCAGGCCACGGCGGGCTTGCCGATCTCGCCGCGATGGAAGGCTGCGAAGGTGCAGAGGAGGTCGGCGTAGGTCACGGGGTGGCCTTATATGCCGCGACGGCGGCCTCAACCTCGTCCCAGGATATCCATTGGCGCAGCAAATTGGATTGCCATGCCCATGCGGCGTCCCGTGCGGCGTCCCGTGCGGCGTCCCATGCGGCGTCCCGTGCGGCGGCCCCTGCGGCGGCCCCTGCGGCGGCCCGTGCGGCGTCCCGTGCGGCGTCCCGTGCGGCGGCCCCTGCGGCGGCCCCTGCGGCGGCCCGTGCGGCGTCCCATGCGGCGTCCCGTGCGGCGGCCCATGCGGCGGCCCGTGCGGCGTCCCATGCGGCGGCCCATGCGGCGGCCCATGCGGCGGCCCGTGCGGCGTCCCGTGCGGCGGCCCGTGCGGCGGCCCGCTCTTGTTCAGTTGCTTCGCCATTCGAAAAACGCTCGGCAACCACCACCGCGTTGCGGCTCCGCTCGTCTGTCAGCAAATTCCACAATGTCCGACCATCGGCAAGCGGGGTGCCCCGCACGCAGGCACAGGCATAAAGGCGAAGTTTTTTGTCATCCTTGAAATCGATTTTATTGAGCGCCCACATCATCCAGTCGGAGCGCTTGCAGTTGGCCCATGCTTCGGCGAGGGATGGCTGGGTCTTTGCCCATTTCTCGGCCTCGTCGCAGGGATAGAGCGAGCGGAGTATCGCGGCATCTTTTCGGTTCAAAACAGCCTCACTTGCTTGCGGTCCGCGTCTTTCCGGTCGTGGGCCTCCTTGGCGATGCGGGAGGCTGCCGCGATGATCTGACGCAGGCCCTTGTCGCCCAGGGTTTCGCGGGCGTCGGCCATGGCACTATCCATGGGGAAGGGGAGGAGGTTGGCGGGAGAGTCGTCGAGCCCGAGGATGCGGCGGGGGTCAGGGGCTTGCAGGATGCCAGCCTTGACGGACAGGCGTAGCTCGCGGAGAAGGGCACCGGAGAGGCGAGGCCGGAAAGTTTCAAAAGTTGCACGATCTGAATCTTTTGCAACTTTCGAATCTCTCAGCTTGTCGGCGGCTTCCTTGCCCTCGTACTTGGCGAGCCAATCGATGAAGGGCTGGAAGTAGATGCGCGCGCCCCCGGCCCTCGTCGAATAGGGCAATGTCTGCAATTCGGGGTGTCGAGACTGGATCGTCTTGATCGTGGCTTTGCCCAGCCCCGACGCCACCGATACGAAATGCAGGGTCAGTCCCGCAATCTGATCATTCATTCGTCTCCTCCTTCGGCGTATTCCACGCGCTCGCGCCGGATCGGCTCAAATATCAGCCGCCCCTCGTCGTCGCGAAAGGCGCGGAGCATGTCCCGATCCTCTATGCTTTCGGCCTTTATCCATTCGGCGGGGAGTGATACCTGAAGCCCCTTCGCCCCGCAGGGCCTGACCCGGTATTTTTTCGGTAGCGTCATCATGGGCTTAATAATACCCCGGTCTATAGTAATGTCAAGCGATTTCACGCCGATTTCTAAAGATTGTTGTGGTGTATCTATTTGTATAACAATAGTATATTAAAGTATACCATTGTGTGAATCTGTAGGTTCCGTGCCAAGAGGGCGAAAACCGGGGCGGAAAAATCGTACAGAAATCCATCGATTTTCTTTGACAACCCCAAGCGCTTGGGATATAGTGATAGCATCAAGAGATTGAGGAGCGGATATGCGGTACATAAGCAGCCAGCGCTACTTGGACCCCGAGACCGTCGAGACCAAAAAGGCAGAGCTTGAGGATGTCGAATCCGTATCCATCCCCTGCTCTTACGTTGGGATCATCAACGGCGTCGAGTACGCGATGGTAGCCGACAAGCACCACACCCTCGCGGCGGCCCGCGAACTTGGCTTAGAAATAGAGTTTGATGTCAGCCCCGACCCGGAATACCTCGAAGGGGAAGCGCTCCTCGAGGCCCGTTACATAGACTCAAGCTACTACAACATCGAGACGGGAATAGATGAG
The Vicinamibacterales bacterium genome window above contains:
- a CDS encoding VRR-NUC domain-containing protein, which gives rise to MTPEGAVLAAILEYLAIRQVFAWRVNTGAVKLADKTGKTRFVRFGFPGCSDIIGVIGSEIPAWEGRPLAIEVKSPTGKATEEQLIFLAEIAKRGGLAFIARSVEDVERELTKPRRRI
- a CDS encoding transglycosylase SLT domain-containing protein, which encodes MKPLLLAALLVLSLPLAAAPISPATHAAVMRIADAAGVPRSVAHALMLAESSGDAAAIHLEPSGFSSLGLYQLHTDPRNLGWLLSQYWQGGRFDILDPLDNATVALRYVAALHKQFATWERALCFYNAGRVVDVPETTRAYARKICEAGEP